Genomic DNA from Lutibacter sp. A80:
TTTAAAGGAACAAATTGTTTTGTACCATCAAGAGCCTTTTTATCTATTGAATTTATTGATATTTTATAATCCGTAGCGTTAATCTTACTTTTATCTAATATTAAATAGCCACGTGAAGTTCCAAATAAGTATAATTCGTCTTTTAAATTAATAACACTCTCGAAACCGTTAAGATTCCTTCTTAAAGAAGCAGGTACAAATATTTTAGTACTTTGCAATGTAGAATTTAATTTTCCAGGTGAAAAGTAAATAATACTTTTATCGGTAAATCCCCATAAAGTATTAGTTTTAGAATCTAAAATTAACTTTCCAGAAATAAATTTATCGTCTTTTAAAAACTTATCAGATAAGTGTATATCTTTTTCAAATGATTCTTTCTTATTATCATACTTAAAAATACCTTCCTTAGATGTGTATAAAAGTTCCCCATTATAATTTGATATTGCAGCTTTTAATGCTTTAGGAGCGCTCTCAATAATTTTATAACTTTTAATTTGTGTGAAATCTTCATCTACATCTAGTTTAAAAAGTCCTTTGTATTCGTGAAAAACTAAAATACTACTATCATTGGTAAAATCGAAAAAACGAGTTGTAGGGTCGAAACCAACTATTTTATTCCTCAGTTTCCAAGTATCATTAACTTTTTCAATAATATTTAAACCATAGTAATACCCTTGAATTAGTTTATCCTCATGACCTTTAATTGATTTAATTGCCATAGTTCCCATAGCTCCAGGAATAAGATCTGCTTTATCTCCTTCAACTATAAAAGTTCCTTTATTATGCCCACAAAATAAGGTATTATCATGTACCTTAAAACACCATACTTGACCATCAGTATCGTTAATAAATTTAAAATCATTATTTGAACCAATTTCTTTATAAAATAACCCCTGATTAGTACCTAAATATAATTTATTATTAAAAATAACCGAAGTATAAACAGATCCGAGTTTTCCACCAAAATCATTATAAACTGAGAAAGGAGAATTCATATTTACAACACTAACACCGTTATCTAAACCTAACCATAAATTATTATCTACATCTTCAAACATAGATAAAACAGTATTATTATTCAATCCCTCTTCTTGGTCTATTTGCAGTAAAACATTCCCTTTTTTATCTAATTCAAAAATTCCGTTTGAAATAGTTCCTAAAACTAAATTACCATTTGCTAATTGCAAACTACTATAAACACTTAAATCTGTAATTTTTGGATTGATAGTAACATTCCACTGATGTACTTTGTTATCTTTATCCAAATAATAAAACCCTTTTGTTTGAGTTAAGTATAAAACTTTATCATCTAGTTCAAAAGCATCAACTAAAATATTCTCTTTAAACACATTATCTTCAGAAACTAAAACAGGCTCGCCACTTTCAATTCTAAAAACCCCTTCATTTAATTTTTGAAAATAGATACTTTCGTTTATTTTAAAAGCTTTTGGAAGTCGATTTTCAGAATCAATAATTCTAAATGTTTTATCAACGGTATTGTAAATATAAATTCTATTTAAAGATTGAAATAAAATCCATTTATCAAAATCTATAATACTCCAAAAATCTTCTTCTATTAAAGATTCTTTTAATTTTGCGCTTAATGAAGTGTATTCTAAATTACCAAAAACATTTTTTTCCCAAAACCCAAATTCCATATAAGCTCCGGTGTAAATTTTGTTTCCAATGGCATTTACCGAACGTAATATTGTATTATTTGGTGATGGATATAATCGCCAGTTTGCGCCATTAAATTCCAATAACCCACTATTATTAGCTAAATAAATGTATTTATCTTCCGATTGAGAAATAGACCAGTTCTGGTTTTCAGCACCATATACTTCTGAAGCATAATTTTTAATAGGTGGTAACTCTTGACCAACTATATAAAAAGAAGTTAAAAATAATAGAAAATTTAAAAATTGCTTTATTATACCCATAAAAAAACTACTAAAAAACTGTTATTACAATATTACAATTTTTAAGCTATTTATTATAATATTACAGCCTTTTCTAATACATACAAACAATTATATGATACTAAAAATTAAGAAAATTCAACAAAAAATGAATACCGTTTAATGCTTTACTACTTTAAAAATATAATCTTTATCTAAATGTACTTTAACAAAGTAAATTCCTCTAGGTTTATGTGTTAAATCTAACTGTACTTTAGAATTTATTACATTGTATGTTTTTGATAACACCAACTTAGAAACTGTATTAAACACGCTAATTTCAACCGTTTTATGGTTTGTTTCTATTGGAATTGAAAATAAGCCCATAGAAGGATTCGGATACACGTTTAAGCTATTAAATAATTCTATATTTTTAGAATATACTCCTTCACATTCAACCGCTGTTTTTACCTCTACTAAATCTCCATGATTTACTTCAAGATTAAAATCATTATCAAAGGTTTTAAATTGTAAACTTCCATTCACAATAACTTTATAAGGCAACGTTCCTTTGGAAATATTTACAAATAATTGTTTATTAGTTAAAGTAGATTTCCCAGATATAGTAGTTGCCTCAGGTATTACCACAGTATAACAATATGGAGACGTTACGCCAATTACTTCTATGCAAAAACTATATGTTCCTGGAGAAATATTTTCTAAGATTTTTCCTGAAGTAAAACTAAAAGTTTCACTATTATAAGTTAATGTATAATCTTGACTTTTAGCAGCCGCAATAACTATTTTACCATTATTTTTACCTGAACAAGTTTCACCTAGTACTTCAATTTTAAAATTATTAGATTCTAAAAGTGCGCAGCCATTTGCATCTACTGAGGTTCCTATACTAGTATTTGGACATTTATCATTACTATTTAAAACACCATCATCATCGTCATCAGCCACAGAAGTTGAAATTCCAAAAACTCTAAATTCTAATAGACTTATCCAATCACCTGTATAATTTTCGGAACCTGTAACGGTCACTTTAACAAAACGTGCATCTATTTCTGAAAAAATATTAATATTTGGGTTTAATTCAGTTGCCGGGGAAGTGTTTTCAGACCTATCTATAATTTGAGTAAAAGGTCCGTTTTCAGAAGTTGCAACAGCTACTGTATAATTATAAGCTCTATCTGTATAAGCTACTAACTCTGTTCTATCTATAGTATAAATTTCACCTAAATCTATGGTTGCTGTTTGTGGAAATCCTGAAACTGACCATCTTGTAGAAGTTAAACCATCCACTAAATTTGCTACTACATGCTCACCATCTGGAGTTCCTGTACCAATAACAGCCTTGTTTAATGCCAAATTAGAACCTACAGCCGCTTCTACTACATTTATTGTACTTGAATTGGTAAAACCTCCTTCACTTGTAGCCACAGTAATTATTGCACTCCCTTTTGAAATAGCTTTTACTAAACCATTTGCATCAACTGTAGCAACAGCATTATCACTACTACTAAAACTTACGTTTAAGTTTGTAGCACTTACAGGGCTCACCAAGGCATTTAATTGAAAGGTATTTCCTAACACAAGATCTATAGAAGCTGGAGATATACTTACTCCTGTTACACTAACATCATCATTATGATTAACAAAAAAATCGTATACTAAAACTTCTCCATAATTATCAGGATTATCGGTATCAGTTCCTTCTTCAACAGCATTGCTTTGAGTATAGTTACCAACTTTAAAGTAGGATTCGTCATAACTTAAGTCCATTACATAATCATTGCCATCAGCTTTCACT
This window encodes:
- a CDS encoding triple tyrosine motif-containing protein, producing MGIIKQFLNFLLFLTSFYIVGQELPPIKNYASEVYGAENQNWSISQSEDKYIYLANNSGLLEFNGANWRLYPSPNNTILRSVNAIGNKIYTGAYMEFGFWEKNVFGNLEYTSLSAKLKESLIEEDFWSIIDFDKWILFQSLNRIYIYNTVDKTFRIIDSENRLPKAFKINESIYFQKLNEGVFRIESGEPVLVSEDNVFKENILVDAFELDDKVLYLTQTKGFYYLDKDNKVHQWNVTINPKITDLSVYSSLQLANGNLVLGTISNGIFELDKKGNVLLQIDQEEGLNNNTVLSMFEDVDNNLWLGLDNGVSVVNMNSPFSVYNDFGGKLGSVYTSVIFNNKLYLGTNQGLFYKEIGSNNDFKFINDTDGQVWCFKVHDNTLFCGHNKGTFIVEGDKADLIPGAMGTMAIKSIKGHEDKLIQGYYYGLNIIEKVNDTWKLRNKIVGFDPTTRFFDFTNDSSILVFHEYKGLFKLDVDEDFTQIKSYKIIESAPKALKAAISNYNGELLYTSKEGIFKYDNKKESFEKDIHLSDKFLKDDKFISGKLILDSKTNTLWGFTDKSIIYFSPGKLNSTLQSTKIFVPASLRRNLNGFESVINLKDELYLFGTSRGYLILDKSKINATDYKISINSIDKKALDGTKQFVPLNDEVEFSSKENNLNFTFSVPEFNKFNQVTYQYQLDGYYDKWSDWSTDSEVSFENLPYGSYTFNVRAQIGNTLSSNTASYSFVIDRPWYLSNQSIVIYSFVFVALLLLVHSLYKRHYSKQKKKLIDKKQREFSLSQLKSEKEIMKLKNEKLQHEIDSKTRELSASTMSIIKKNEILNTIKAELSAIKDKEKIKPVIKIINKNLSNTSDWKLFQEAFNNADSDFLKKIKELHPNLTPNDLRLCAYLRLNLSSKEIAPLLNISARSVEIKRYRLRKKMELAHEKSLVEYILEI
- a CDS encoding polysaccharide lyase family 7 protein translates to MKNRLQNKVLSTFVWVLTILISVPVVAQTVPSDLMDNCKQWKITYPTGIEDKTLCGEANNEFFYVNGTGDAIVFRAPIRSDNGTTPKSDNIRSELREREVDGSVDVYWTTEGSHLIYVKQAITHLPINKPQLVATQIHGNKEEGIDDSMVLRLEGTHLFLSFNGGKLRDNVTIKTNYALGTLHEVIFNVINGKHYCYYSEDGNLLNAYNNGNADQYLVKADGNDYVMDLSYDESYFKVGNYTQSNAVEEGTDTDNPDNYGEVLVYDFFVNHNDDVSVTGVSISPASIDLVLGNTFQLNALVSPVSATNLNVSFSSSDNAVATVDANGLVKAISKGSAIITVATSEGGFTNSSTINVVEAAVGSNLALNKAVIGTGTPDGEHVVANLVDGLTSTRWSVSGFPQTATIDLGEIYTIDRTELVAYTDRAYNYTVAVATSENGPFTQIIDRSENTSPATELNPNINIFSEIDARFVKVTVTGSENYTGDWISLLEFRVFGISTSVADDDDDGVLNSNDKCPNTSIGTSVDANGCALLESNNFKIEVLGETCSGKNNGKIVIAAAKSQDYTLTYNSETFSFTSGKILENISPGTYSFCIEVIGVTSPYCYTVVIPEATTISGKSTLTNKQLFVNISKGTLPYKVIVNGSLQFKTFDNDFNLEVNHGDLVEVKTAVECEGVYSKNIELFNSLNVYPNPSMGLFSIPIETNHKTVEISVFNTVSKLVLSKTYNVINSKVQLDLTHKPRGIYFVKVHLDKDYIFKVVKH